The genomic region ACCGCACTTTTACTTTGGAAAGAAGATCGTCAACCCGCCAAACCCTTTGGTAAAGTAGGGGTAATTGGTGTTGGAAAGGCGGGATCAGCCGTCGTGAACTTGCTTCAAAATTTTGGGATTGAATGTGTGCAATATGACCCTCCAAGAGAGAAGCGCGATCCTGATTTTACCTCAGCTTCCATGAAAGAAGTATTGAATTGTGAGATCCTGACCTTTCATGTTCCCCTAAACAAAAAAGGCGAACATCCGACTTTTCACTGGCTGAATGAGCAGAAATTGGAGGGACGTCATTTCAAATTGATTATTAACGCAGCCCGGGGCGGGGTGATTGATGAACTGGCATTAATGAAGTTTTATACAAAAGGTTTTGTAGCAGACTACGTACTCGATGTATGGGAAGCAGAACCGGACTTCAATACAAAAGTAGCCAATCATGCTTTTATTGCCACACCACATATTGCTGGCTATTCGGAACAATCCAAAATAAATGCTACCAAAATAATCTGTGATGAATTAGCTGCTTTCTTTGATCTTGAACCCGCTATTCCCAAATATAAAAATGTATCCAGAACCATTGATTTTGCACATATTAAATATGATCTCAGCAAAGTACTCAACCGGCTTCACCCTATAAAAGAATACGATGCCGCATTGAGGGATTTATTTGAACGCCCCGACAAGAAAGTTCTTTTCCGAAACCTGCGAAATGAATGGCCTTATAGATTTGAATATGAATATCTCAGGATCCGAAAGGAACTGACAGATAAATTTCCGGAACTGAGAAAACTAGGGGTGCATCCAATATAAATCTATTTATTCTACATTAGACGCTATAAAATACGCTGCCAGTAACCCACATCAATCCATTTATCAAACTTGTATCCCACCTCCGTGAAATGTGCCACTTTAGTCATCTCAAATTTCTCATGCAGGGCTATACTGGCTTCATTAGGCAATGCAATCCCTCCAATTACAGCATGAATGCCGTTTTCTTTGAGAATACGGAATAACTCAGCATATAACCCGGATCCCACGCCACGTCCCTTTTTATCGGGATCAACATACACAGTACTCTCAACTGAAAATCGGTATGCACAACGGCCTTTCCACTTTGTTGCATAAGCATATCCCAAAATCCGGCTGCCCGTTTCAGCTACTAACCATGGAAGCCCGGCGTTCTTTACTTCTTGTATTCGATCCGTCATTTCTTCCGGTTTTATTTTTTCTTCCTCAAACGTTACCGTTGTATTTAAAACATAGTAGTTATAAATACGAGTTAGCATCTTGCTGTCTTCAATTGTCGCACTTCGGATAGTCACCTTACCTGTCATATCTTTTTTTAAGATTTTACTTCATAAATGAAACCGTCTTCGTAATCAACGCTCCTAAGTCCTCATTACCCTTAACCGTTATTCGGTTCAAAGCTTCACTTTCCGATATATTTTTGGTGAATATGCGCCAGGCTGTGTCGTCATCCATGGATACCTCAGTCCCGGCTGCATCATCGGCTTCAGCCTTATAAAGCTTCCATTCACTTCCTTGATTAACTAAAAGCCAAGTATCGTCAATTACTTCTGTAACATGAATGAGCACACTTTCACCGGAAATATTGCCTGCATGACGATCATAAACAGGAGGAACTCCTCTGATTAAAGTATCAATCAACGGTTCCAGCCACTTTTTTTCGACCAAATTCGGCCTGCCCACCGCTTCCCTTATTTGCTGTTGATGGTGCCATTTTTCGGTGTATTCCCGGGCGATATCAAACCAGTTTTCGGATTGCTCCTCTCCCGCCCAGTCCACACTGAATTTGGCTCTCCCCTTTGGATCAAGATTTTTGAGGTGTTCCATCACTTTTGGTGTCAGAAATTCGGTAAGCTCTATGATCAACTTAGGACTGAGTCGTTTTGCAGCCCGAACCCATTCATTATTTACGGCATTGAGAAAATTTACAAGCGAGGTATAATCTCGGATCGGCTCTTCAGGAGGCGGCAGTTCATGATGATCTCTATGAATAGACAACCGCCTCAAATCCCCATCCAACAAATGTGCCGCAACGTCCTTTACATTCCATTGGGTGCTGATAGTCGGACTGTTCCACTCTTTTTTGGTTAAAGAAGCAAGAAGTTTAATGAGCTCCTGCTGTACTTCTTCAAATATGGGAATGGTGTTTATCAGTTTTAATGGTTGCATTTGGTTTCAAATTTAATTGATTAAAGATTCGACATCCTAATTTAATCAATTTGTGCCTTTATGGTCATGACTTAATACTCTTGTTAATATCTGCTTCCACAATTAGTTTAGTTAAAATTTGAATGGTTGCCTCTTGTTTTCAGTTACTATTATTATATCACCGTAAAATAATTTCAGGAGGTTCGTATGCCATTAAGCAGATTGATAGACTACT from Gracilimonas sp. harbors:
- a CDS encoding 4-phosphoerythronate dehydrogenase gives rise to the protein MHKIEELVPPHVHLSLYNPTDGLPDLKQADALLIRTVTHLNPETVPNLPDKLKFIGTGSSGTDHIDNEYFESHGITLADANGCNARAVAEYVMTALLLWKEDRQPAKPFGKVGVIGVGKAGSAVVNLLQNFGIECVQYDPPREKRDPDFTSASMKEVLNCEILTFHVPLNKKGEHPTFHWLNEQKLEGRHFKLIINAARGGVIDELALMKFYTKGFVADYVLDVWEAEPDFNTKVANHAFIATPHIAGYSEQSKINATKIICDELAAFFDLEPAIPKYKNVSRTIDFAHIKYDLSKVLNRLHPIKEYDAALRDLFERPDKKVLFRNLRNEWPYRFEYEYLRIRKELTDKFPELRKLGVHPI
- a CDS encoding arsinothricin resistance N-acetyltransferase ArsN1 family B, which encodes MTGKVTIRSATIEDSKMLTRIYNYYVLNTTVTFEEEKIKPEEMTDRIQEVKNAGLPWLVAETGSRILGYAYATKWKGRCAYRFSVESTVYVDPDKKGRGVGSGLYAELFRILKENGIHAVIGGIALPNEASIALHEKFEMTKVAHFTEVGYKFDKWIDVGYWQRIL
- a CDS encoding maleylpyruvate isomerase N-terminal domain-containing protein is translated as MQPLKLINTIPIFEEVQQELIKLLASLTKKEWNSPTISTQWNVKDVAAHLLDGDLRRLSIHRDHHELPPPEEPIRDYTSLVNFLNAVNNEWVRAAKRLSPKLIIELTEFLTPKVMEHLKNLDPKGRAKFSVDWAGEEQSENWFDIAREYTEKWHHQQQIREAVGRPNLVEKKWLEPLIDTLIRGVPPVYDRHAGNISGESVLIHVTEVIDDTWLLVNQGSEWKLYKAEADDAAGTEVSMDDDTAWRIFTKNISESEALNRITVKGNEDLGALITKTVSFMK